A region from the Prionailurus viverrinus isolate Anna chromosome E2, UM_Priviv_1.0, whole genome shotgun sequence genome encodes:
- the RPS11 gene encoding 40S ribosomal protein S11: MADIQTERAYQKQPTIFQNKKRVLLGETGKEKLPRYYKNIGLGFKTPKEAIEGTYIDKKCPFTGNVSIRGRILSGVVTKMKMQRTIVIRRDYLHYIRKYNRFEKRHKNMSVHLSPCFRDVQIGDIVTVGECRPLSKTVRFNVLKVTKAAGTKKQFQKF; the protein is encoded by the exons ATGGCGGACATTCAG ACTGAGCGTGCCTACCAAAAGCAGCCAACcatctttcaaaataagaagAGGGTCCTGCTTGGAGAAACTGGCAAGGAGAAACTCCCGCGATACTACAAAAACATCGGTTTGGGCTTCAAGACGCCCAAGGAG GCCATTGAGGGCACCTATATTGACAAGAAATGCCCCTTTACTGGTAACGTCTCCATCCGAGGGCGGATTCTGTCTG gtgtGGTGACCAAGATGAAGATGCAGAGGACCATTGTCATCCGCCGGGACTACCTCCATTATATCCGAAAGTACAACCGCTTTGAGAAACGCCACAAGAACATGTCCGTGCACCTGTCCCCCTGCTTCAG GGATGTCCAGATCGGCGACATTGTCACAGTGGGCGAGTGCCGGCCCTTGAGCAAGACTGTGCGCTTCAACGTGCTCAAAGTCACAAAGGCCGCTGGCACCAAAAAGCAATTCCAGAAGTTCTGA